A portion of the Micromonospora vinacea genome contains these proteins:
- a CDS encoding deoxyguanosinetriphosphate triphosphohydrolase family protein, producing MESAADPRARRLFGGSARALGDLTANPFRADRDRIVGSPFFARLGGVTQVISPVGSGLLVHNRLTHSLKVAQVARAVAERLSGDERWRDLLDKLGGCDPDVVEAAALAHDLGHPPFGHLGERVLDRLARQRLGLSDGFEGNAQSYRIVTSTEIRGAATTGLDLTAAVRAAMLKYPWTRLDHPDPHPRTMDPPPRGATPPPDDPESGSSKFGAYRTELDDLRQARAPFAGRIPDWQQTVEASVMDTADDIAYAIHDVEDFYRVGVLQQGSVSAELMAWQRESGQLRAITDAALATAARRPGAAIERLRRQLHRKDAWIADDDAFAAAVEHVREELVDGLLAMPFDGSIEAEQYVARFSARWSTRFVEAITVTEQPSVRSGHVLLGCAQWHEVQVLKFVHHRFVLARPDLALHQRGQARLLGTLVEALWEWLLDPEEESRLPRRLHDLVELAEAELHPRTPDRIGRARGRAIVDFVAQLTDGQAVAMLDALSGRSGALWTDAFVL from the coding sequence ATGGAATCTGCTGCGGATCCGCGCGCCCGGCGGCTCTTCGGCGGCAGCGCCCGAGCCCTCGGCGACCTCACGGCCAACCCGTTCCGCGCCGACCGGGACCGGATCGTCGGCTCGCCGTTCTTCGCCCGCCTCGGCGGTGTCACCCAGGTGATCAGCCCGGTCGGCTCCGGGCTGCTGGTGCACAACCGGCTCACCCACAGCCTCAAGGTCGCCCAGGTGGCCCGGGCGGTCGCCGAACGGCTGAGCGGCGACGAGCGCTGGCGTGACCTGCTCGACAAGCTCGGTGGCTGCGACCCCGACGTGGTGGAGGCGGCGGCCCTCGCCCACGACCTCGGGCACCCACCGTTCGGGCACCTGGGGGAGCGGGTGCTGGACCGGCTGGCCCGCCAGCGCCTCGGCCTCTCCGACGGTTTCGAGGGCAACGCGCAGTCGTACCGGATCGTCACCAGCACCGAGATCCGCGGCGCGGCCACCACCGGGTTGGACCTGACCGCGGCGGTCCGCGCGGCGATGCTGAAGTACCCGTGGACCCGCCTGGACCACCCCGACCCGCACCCCCGCACGATGGACCCGCCGCCGCGCGGCGCCACCCCGCCGCCGGACGACCCGGAGAGCGGCTCGTCGAAGTTCGGCGCCTACCGGACCGAGCTGGACGACCTGCGGCAGGCCCGGGCGCCGTTCGCCGGTCGCATCCCGGACTGGCAGCAGACAGTGGAGGCGTCGGTGATGGACACCGCCGACGACATCGCGTACGCCATCCACGACGTGGAGGACTTCTACCGGGTCGGGGTGCTCCAGCAGGGTTCGGTCTCCGCGGAGTTGATGGCCTGGCAGCGCGAGAGCGGGCAGCTGCGGGCGATCACCGACGCGGCGCTGGCCACGGCGGCCCGGCGACCCGGGGCGGCGATCGAGCGGCTGCGCCGGCAACTGCACCGCAAGGACGCCTGGATCGCCGACGACGACGCGTTCGCCGCCGCCGTCGAGCACGTCCGCGAGGAGTTGGTGGACGGGCTGCTCGCGATGCCGTTCGACGGCTCGATCGAGGCCGAGCAGTACGTGGCCCGGTTCTCCGCCCGCTGGTCCACCCGCTTCGTCGAGGCGATCACGGTCACCGAACAGCCGTCGGTGCGCTCCGGGCACGTGCTGCTGGGCTGCGCCCAGTGGCACGAGGTGCAGGTGCTCAAGTTCGTCCACCACCGGTTCGTGCTGGCCCGCCCGGACCTCGCCCTGCACCAGCGCGGCCAGGCCCGGCTGTTGGGCACCCTGGTCGAGGCGCTCTGGGAGTGGCTGCTCGACCCGGAGGAGGAGTCCCGGCTGCCCCGGCGGCTGCACGACCTGGTGGAGTTGGCCGAGGCGGAGCTGCACCCGCGTACCCCGGACCGGATCGGTCGCGCCCGGGGCCGAGCCATCGTGGACTTCGTCGCGCAGCTCACCGACGGTCAGGCGGTGGCCATGCTGGACGCGCTCTCCGGCCGCTCCGGCGCGCTCTGGACCGACGCGTTCGTGCTCTGA
- a CDS encoding SDR family NAD(P)-dependent oxidoreductase, with protein MVVIVGASSGIGRATARAFAERGDRLVLAARATTTLAEVRAECADVDVLTVPTDVTEPDALDALAGAALDRFGRIDVWVHTAAVMAYGRFDELPERVFDQVVRTDLLGAAGSVRVALRHFRAAGAGTVILTGSVLGHITAPYMSAYVASKWGLQGLVRTVQQELRDSPGIRLCLVNPGSVDTPVYQQAANYLGRIGRPPPPVAGPQRVGRAIVDCVDRPRREVSVGRLNVVLRAGFTVLPGVYDVLVGPLMRAAGLSGRSVAAHDGSVFAPNPSGEAVRGGHLPDLRQLVFGPVTAVGAALRRRFG; from the coding sequence GTGGTCGTGATCGTTGGCGCGAGCAGCGGGATCGGCCGGGCGACGGCCCGGGCGTTCGCCGAGCGCGGTGACCGTTTGGTCCTCGCGGCTCGCGCCACCACGACCCTGGCCGAGGTACGCGCTGAGTGCGCCGACGTCGACGTGCTGACCGTGCCGACCGACGTGACCGAGCCGGACGCGCTGGACGCGCTCGCGGGTGCGGCGTTGGACCGCTTCGGTCGTATCGACGTGTGGGTGCACACGGCGGCGGTGATGGCCTACGGACGCTTCGACGAGTTGCCGGAACGGGTCTTCGACCAGGTGGTGCGCACCGACCTGCTCGGCGCCGCCGGTTCGGTACGGGTGGCGCTGCGGCACTTCCGGGCCGCCGGGGCCGGCACGGTGATCCTCACCGGTTCGGTGCTCGGGCACATCACCGCGCCGTACATGAGCGCGTACGTGGCGAGCAAGTGGGGGTTGCAGGGCCTGGTCCGGACGGTGCAGCAGGAGTTGCGGGACAGCCCGGGGATCCGGCTGTGTCTGGTCAATCCGGGCAGTGTGGACACTCCGGTGTACCAGCAGGCGGCCAACTATCTGGGCCGGATCGGGCGACCTCCGCCGCCGGTCGCCGGCCCGCAGCGGGTGGGTCGGGCCATCGTGGACTGTGTGGACCGGCCTCGCCGGGAGGTGTCCGTGGGCCGACTCAACGTGGTGCTGCGGGCCGGCTTCACCGTCCTGCCGGGGGTCTACGACGTCCTCGTCGGCCCGTTGATGCGGGCGGCGGGCCTGAGTGGACGGTCCGTCGCCGCGCACGACGGCTCGGTCTTCGCCCCCAACCCCTCCGGCGAGGCGGTCCGCGGCGGTCATCTGCCCGACCTGCGGCAACTCGTGTTCGGGCCGGTCACTGCGGTGGGCGCCGCACTGCGCCGACGGTTCGGTTGA
- a CDS encoding Tex family protein, protein MTQSVHQRIADELGVAERQVRAAVELLDGGATVPFIARYRKEATGLLDDTQLRTLEERLRYLRELDERRAAVLESIRSQGKLDEALEAQIMAADSKSRLEDIYLPYKPKRRTRAQIAREAGLAPLAETLLADPGQDPRATAAGFVDEEKGVADAAAALEGARAILIEIFAEDADLIGTLREQMWSRGRLVSRVREGQEAAGAKFADYFDFSEPYPKLPSHRILAMFRGEKEGVLDLTMESEEAGEADTVPTGPTRYEAAIAGRFGVSDAGRPADRWLTDTVRWAWRTRILIHLGADLRMRLWQAAEEEAVRVFATNLRDLLLAAPAGTRPTMGLDPGLRTGVKVAVVDATGKVVATDTIYPHEPRRQWDASVETLARLAGAHGVELIAIGNGTASRETDKLAGELIARHPQLNLTKVMVSEAGASVYSASAYASQELPGMDVSLRGAVSIARRLQDPLAELVKIDPRSIGVGQYQHDLSEVKLSRSLDAVVEDCVNAVGVDVNTASAPLLTRVSGIGAGLAENIVLHRDANGPFRSRTELKKVARLGPKAFEQCAGFLRIPDGDDPLDSSSVHPEAYPVVRRILSTTGQDLRSVIGKSGILRGLRATDFVDDRFGLPTVTDILAELEKPGRDPRPEFRTATFVEGVEKISDLTPGMVLEGVVTNVAAFGAFVDVGVHQDGLVHVSAMSRTFVKDPREVVKSGDVVKVRVLDVDVPRKRISLTLRLDDEPATGDGGGSSRTGQEGRGPAQRAPQGGRGGGQGGREGQAGRGGGQQGRGGQGGREGQGGRGGGHGGRGGQQRQGAPAPANDAMAEALRRAGLA, encoded by the coding sequence GTGACCCAGTCTGTTCATCAGCGGATCGCCGACGAGCTCGGCGTGGCCGAGCGTCAGGTGCGGGCGGCCGTGGAGCTGCTCGACGGCGGCGCCACAGTGCCGTTCATCGCCCGCTACCGCAAGGAGGCCACCGGCCTGCTCGACGATACCCAGCTGCGCACCCTGGAGGAGCGGCTGCGTTACCTGCGCGAGCTGGACGAGCGGCGGGCCGCGGTGCTGGAGTCCATCCGCAGCCAGGGCAAGCTCGACGAGGCCCTCGAGGCGCAGATCATGGCCGCCGACTCGAAGTCCCGGCTGGAGGACATCTACCTCCCGTACAAGCCGAAGCGGCGGACCCGGGCGCAGATCGCCCGCGAGGCCGGGTTGGCGCCGTTGGCCGAGACGCTGCTGGCCGACCCGGGTCAGGACCCGCGTGCCACCGCCGCCGGGTTCGTCGATGAGGAGAAGGGCGTCGCCGACGCCGCCGCCGCGCTGGAGGGCGCCCGGGCCATCCTCATCGAGATCTTCGCCGAGGACGCCGACCTGATCGGCACGCTGCGCGAGCAGATGTGGTCGCGGGGCCGGCTGGTTTCCCGGGTACGCGAGGGTCAGGAGGCGGCCGGCGCCAAGTTCGCCGACTACTTCGACTTCTCCGAGCCGTACCCGAAGTTGCCCTCGCACCGGATCCTGGCGATGTTCCGGGGCGAGAAGGAGGGCGTGCTCGACCTGACGATGGAGTCGGAGGAGGCGGGCGAGGCGGACACCGTACCGACCGGCCCGACCCGGTACGAGGCGGCCATCGCCGGCCGGTTCGGGGTGTCCGACGCGGGCCGCCCGGCCGACCGCTGGCTGACCGACACGGTCCGCTGGGCGTGGCGTACCCGGATCCTGATCCACCTCGGCGCGGACCTGCGGATGCGGCTGTGGCAGGCCGCCGAGGAGGAGGCGGTGCGGGTCTTCGCCACCAACCTGCGGGACCTGCTGCTCGCCGCGCCGGCCGGCACCCGGCCCACGATGGGCCTGGACCCGGGTCTGCGGACCGGTGTGAAGGTCGCCGTGGTGGACGCCACCGGCAAGGTGGTCGCCACCGACACCATCTACCCGCACGAGCCGCGCCGGCAGTGGGACGCGTCGGTGGAGACCCTCGCCCGGCTGGCCGGGGCGCACGGGGTGGAGCTGATCGCGATCGGCAACGGCACCGCCTCCCGCGAGACCGACAAGCTCGCCGGTGAGCTGATCGCCCGGCACCCGCAGCTCAACCTGACCAAGGTGATGGTCTCCGAGGCCGGCGCGTCGGTCTACTCCGCCTCCGCGTACGCCTCGCAGGAGCTGCCCGGGATGGACGTGTCGCTGCGCGGCGCGGTCTCCATCGCCCGCCGCCTCCAGGACCCCCTCGCGGAGCTGGTCAAGATCGACCCGCGCTCGATCGGCGTCGGTCAGTACCAGCACGACCTGTCCGAGGTGAAGCTGTCCCGGTCGCTGGACGCGGTTGTGGAGGACTGCGTCAACGCGGTCGGCGTGGACGTCAACACCGCCTCCGCGCCACTGCTGACCCGGGTCTCCGGGATCGGCGCCGGCCTGGCCGAGAACATCGTGCTGCACCGGGACGCCAACGGGCCGTTCCGCTCACGTACCGAGCTGAAGAAGGTGGCCCGGCTCGGGCCGAAGGCGTTCGAGCAGTGCGCCGGCTTCCTGCGCATCCCCGACGGAGACGACCCGCTGGACTCCTCCAGCGTGCACCCCGAGGCGTACCCGGTGGTGCGCCGGATCCTCTCCACCACGGGGCAGGACCTGCGCTCGGTGATCGGCAAGAGCGGCATCCTGCGCGGGCTGCGGGCAACCGACTTCGTCGACGACCGGTTCGGCCTCCCCACCGTCACCGACATCCTCGCCGAGCTGGAGAAGCCGGGCCGGGATCCCCGCCCCGAGTTCCGCACCGCCACCTTCGTCGAGGGGGTGGAGAAGATCAGCGATCTGACGCCGGGAATGGTGCTGGAGGGCGTGGTCACCAACGTGGCCGCGTTCGGCGCGTTCGTCGACGTCGGGGTGCACCAGGACGGTCTGGTGCACGTCTCGGCGATGTCCCGGACCTTCGTGAAGGACCCCCGCGAGGTGGTGAAGTCCGGCGACGTGGTCAAGGTCCGGGTGCTCGACGTGGACGTACCCCGCAAGCGGATCTCGTTGACCCTGCGCCTGGACGACGAGCCCGCCACCGGCGACGGTGGTGGTAGCAGCCGGACCGGCCAGGAAGGTCGGGGCCCGGCGCAGCGCGCGCCGCAGGGCGGTCGCGGCGGCGGGCAGGGCGGTCGCGAAGGCCAGGCCGGTCGCGGCGGCGGGCAGCAGGGGCGCGGCGGGCAGGGCGGTCGCGAAGGCCAGGGCGGTCGTGGCGGCGGGCACGGCGGTCGCGGCGGGCAGCAGCGGCAGGGCGCACCGGCGCCAGCCAACGACGCGATGGCGGAAGCCCTGCGCCGCGCCGGACTGGCCTGA
- a CDS encoding NAD(P)/FAD-dependent oxidoreductase, with protein sequence MKHRIVVLGAGYAGTHVAGNLARRLSPVDIEITVVNVEPDFVERLRLHQLATGQKIAAPKLADVFGGTGIRLRLARVSAVDPERQVVAVADADAGGEIGYDTLVYALGSHGNDCGVPGVAEYAFDIAARPSALRLRERLDSLGRRSECGRVLVVGDGLTGIETATEIAESRPGLSVALVARGELGARLSAGARSHLRQACDRLGITVLEYTSVEAVEATRVLCADGTVLASDATVWTAGFAVSPIAAASGLEVTGNGQIVVDRTMRSVSHPNVYAAGDSAYAIGDNGQPLPMSCASAGYTGMQAIEAIVGRLTGHKIANTKLGYPGNHISLGRRDGILQMVDDEAQAKPRYVGGRKAARVKAGILKTSLWAVSHPTFGLPKRRHRLAAVPDASRRTDGRVVA encoded by the coding sequence ATGAAGCACCGCATCGTCGTTCTCGGCGCCGGCTATGCCGGGACCCACGTGGCCGGGAACCTGGCCCGCCGGCTGTCCCCGGTGGACATCGAGATCACCGTGGTCAACGTTGAGCCGGACTTCGTCGAGCGTCTGCGGCTGCACCAGCTCGCCACCGGCCAGAAGATCGCGGCTCCGAAGCTCGCCGACGTCTTCGGGGGCACGGGGATACGGCTGCGCCTGGCCCGTGTCAGCGCCGTGGACCCCGAGCGCCAGGTCGTCGCCGTGGCCGACGCCGATGCTGGCGGCGAGATCGGCTACGACACGCTTGTCTACGCGCTCGGCAGCCACGGCAACGACTGTGGCGTCCCCGGCGTGGCCGAGTACGCCTTCGACATCGCCGCCCGGCCCTCGGCGCTGCGCCTGCGCGAGCGCCTGGACAGCCTGGGCAGGCGCAGCGAATGCGGGAGGGTGCTGGTCGTCGGCGACGGGTTGACCGGCATCGAGACCGCCACCGAGATCGCCGAATCCCGGCCCGGCCTGTCGGTGGCGCTGGTCGCCCGCGGCGAACTGGGTGCCCGGCTCTCCGCCGGAGCCCGCAGCCACCTGCGCCAGGCCTGCGACCGGCTGGGCATCACCGTCCTGGAGTACACCAGCGTCGAAGCCGTCGAAGCGACGCGGGTGCTGTGCGCCGACGGCACCGTCCTGGCGTCAGACGCGACCGTGTGGACGGCCGGGTTCGCGGTCAGCCCCATCGCCGCCGCCAGCGGGCTGGAGGTCACCGGGAACGGTCAGATCGTCGTCGACCGCACCATGCGGTCGGTCTCGCACCCGAACGTCTACGCCGCCGGCGACAGCGCCTACGCCATCGGTGACAACGGGCAGCCGCTGCCGATGTCCTGCGCTTCGGCCGGCTACACCGGCATGCAGGCGATCGAGGCGATCGTGGGACGCCTGACCGGCCACAAGATTGCGAACACCAAGCTGGGCTACCCGGGTAACCACATCAGCCTTGGGCGGCGGGACGGGATCCTGCAGATGGTCGACGACGAAGCGCAAGCAAAGCCGAGGTATGTGGGCGGCCGGAAGGCCGCACGGGTCAAGGCGGGCATCCTCAAGACCTCGCTGTGGGCCGTCTCGCACCCGACCTTCGGCCTGCCCAAGCGCAGGCACCGCCTGGCCGCGGTGCCGGATGCGTCCCGCCGGACAGACGGTCGCGTAGTCGCCTAG
- a CDS encoding sigma-70 family RNA polymerase sigma factor — protein sequence MDSIANDRFDASRFEASRNRLVSLAYRLLGSAADAEDAVQDAFLHWQAADRQRIMVPEAWLTKVVTNLCLDRLRSAQVRRERTVGAWLPEPLLDGDPMLGPADTFEQRESVSLAVLTLMERLSPVERAVYVLREAFSYSHSEVAEILDITESASQQHLHRARRHITTARRRSGEVDPASARRIVEEFLAAASSGRTERLVALLADDATAISDGAGLTETLLRYDTPQRIAAVVRAGFKPTPAKRRLAGGTPAIHYALVNRAPAILFVLGDQVVGAVTLDITNGKIATVRGIAAPIRLARLTEAWRQHEPDTPLIAQW from the coding sequence GTGGACAGCATCGCCAATGATCGCTTCGACGCCAGCCGGTTCGAGGCCAGCCGAAACCGGCTGGTCTCGCTGGCGTACCGGCTTCTGGGCTCCGCCGCCGACGCCGAAGACGCCGTGCAGGATGCGTTCCTGCACTGGCAGGCCGCCGACCGGCAGCGGATCATGGTGCCGGAGGCATGGCTGACCAAGGTCGTCACCAACCTGTGCCTCGACCGGCTCCGCTCGGCCCAGGTCCGCCGCGAACGCACCGTCGGCGCCTGGCTGCCCGAACCGCTCCTCGACGGTGACCCGATGCTCGGCCCAGCCGACACGTTCGAGCAGCGCGAATCGGTCTCCCTGGCTGTGTTGACGCTCATGGAGCGCCTGTCACCCGTTGAGCGGGCCGTCTACGTCCTGCGCGAGGCGTTCTCCTACAGCCACTCCGAGGTCGCCGAGATCCTCGACATCACCGAGTCCGCAAGCCAACAGCACCTGCACCGGGCCCGGCGCCACATCACCACCGCCCGCCGCCGCAGCGGTGAGGTCGACCCGGCATCTGCCCGCAGGATCGTCGAGGAATTCCTCGCCGCTGCCTCCTCGGGCCGCACCGAACGGCTGGTGGCGCTACTCGCCGACGACGCGACTGCGATCTCCGACGGCGCCGGCCTGACCGAGACGCTGCTGCGGTACGACACTCCGCAGCGCATCGCCGCCGTCGTACGGGCCGGCTTCAAACCCACACCCGCGAAGCGGCGACTTGCCGGCGGTACGCCCGCCATCCACTACGCGCTCGTCAACCGCGCCCCCGCCATCCTCTTCGTGCTCGGCGACCAGGTCGTCGGCGCCGTGACGCTCGACATCACCAACGGCAAGATCGCAACTGTGCGTGGCATCGCCGCCCCTATCCGCCTTGCCCGCCTCACCGAAGCCTGGCGGCAGCACGAACCGGACACGCCGCTCATCGCCCAGTGGTGA
- a CDS encoding MBL fold metallo-hydrolase, giving the protein MARAQNTDVERSLGRRMRGAAGLAALAGLAWVARDVPAALGGRLSGARAERAARSPQFREGTFHNRAGTRTMIAEPGRNLVRELIFGKQKRRPTAPVPLLRPSAGGPDAADTADELNIVWYGHASTLIEIEGRRVLLDPVWSDRCSPSGLVGPRRLHEPPVGIDELPPLDAILISHDHYDHLDMATVRALLAGQSAPFLVPLGVGAHLDRWGVPAERIIELDWSESHQVAGLEITATAAQHFSGRGLRRDGTLWSSWVVAGARRKVFYTGDSGYFDGYAEIGAEHGPFDVTLMQIGAYDRAWPTIHMFPEEAVDAHLDLRGGLFVPVHWATFNLALHDWSEPVDRLWAEAKARDVRLAVPRPGERVVVDEPPAVDGWWQSVA; this is encoded by the coding sequence ATGGCACGAGCGCAGAACACGGACGTCGAACGGTCGCTCGGGCGACGGATGCGGGGCGCCGCTGGCCTGGCCGCGCTCGCCGGCCTGGCCTGGGTCGCCCGGGATGTCCCGGCGGCGCTGGGTGGCCGCCTCAGCGGGGCGCGGGCGGAACGGGCGGCCCGCTCGCCGCAGTTCCGCGAGGGCACCTTCCACAACCGGGCCGGCACCCGCACGATGATCGCCGAGCCGGGGCGCAACCTGGTCCGCGAGCTGATCTTCGGCAAGCAGAAGCGGCGTCCGACCGCGCCGGTGCCGCTGCTGCGTCCGAGCGCCGGCGGGCCGGACGCCGCCGACACCGCCGACGAGCTCAACATCGTCTGGTACGGCCACGCCTCGACGTTGATCGAGATCGAGGGCCGGCGGGTGCTGCTCGACCCGGTGTGGAGCGACAGGTGCTCCCCGTCGGGTCTGGTCGGCCCGCGCCGGCTGCACGAGCCACCGGTGGGCATCGACGAGCTGCCCCCGCTGGACGCCATCCTGATCTCGCACGACCACTACGACCACCTCGACATGGCCACCGTGCGAGCGCTGCTCGCCGGGCAGTCCGCGCCGTTCCTGGTGCCGCTCGGCGTGGGCGCGCACCTGGACCGCTGGGGCGTACCCGCCGAGCGGATCATCGAGCTGGACTGGTCCGAGTCGCACCAGGTCGCCGGGCTGGAGATCACCGCCACCGCCGCCCAGCACTTCTCTGGACGCGGGCTGCGCCGCGACGGCACGCTCTGGAGTTCGTGGGTGGTGGCCGGGGCGCGCCGCAAGGTCTTCTACACCGGCGACTCCGGATACTTCGACGGGTACGCCGAGATCGGCGCCGAGCACGGGCCGTTCGACGTGACGCTGATGCAGATCGGCGCGTACGACAGGGCCTGGCCGACGATCCACATGTTCCCGGAGGAGGCGGTCGACGCCCACCTCGACCTGCGCGGCGGGCTGTTCGTGCCGGTGCACTGGGCGACGTTCAACCTGGCCCTGCACGACTGGTCCGAGCCGGTCGACCGGCTGTGGGCCGAGGCGAAGGCCCGCGACGTGCGGCTCGCCGTGCCCCGGCCGGGCGAGCGGGTCGTCGTCGACGAGCCGCCCGCCGTCGACGGGTGGTGGCAGTCGGTCGCCTGA
- a CDS encoding serine hydrolase, with product MRLNRRTALGLGTVATAGTVLGAAAPASAADVSEASPTTPARAARRVASVFTKHSAEAGGNWQAYVSVADPAGAPVVAVEADADRRIEAYSVNKIAVATAVLDKVDRGLLTLDQQVEVSAAIVVPGGDGIFSLDGAYPSLVTIGHVLANLLTVSDDTAVRLCGLVAPAAEINSILVAKGFPNTQVQLVANPNRFFLGTSTPRETHDLLRALVAGTLLSPASTTYLLGILRSPVAFTDGIRRTMSSDERARIATKAGWFADARHEAGVIFDRSGAAVLTYALFADGQASPEDFGATHPAVQARAAMGPKFLAAVDRIAGVGKTFRITARRPSNGG from the coding sequence ATGCGACTGAACCGCAGAACGGCGCTCGGCTTGGGCACTGTGGCCACCGCCGGCACGGTGCTGGGTGCCGCCGCCCCGGCGAGCGCCGCCGACGTCTCCGAGGCGTCGCCGACCACCCCCGCTCGGGCCGCCCGTCGGGTCGCCTCCGTCTTCACCAAGCACAGCGCCGAGGCCGGCGGCAACTGGCAGGCGTACGTCAGTGTCGCCGACCCGGCCGGCGCGCCGGTGGTCGCCGTGGAGGCTGACGCGGACCGGCGGATCGAGGCGTACAGCGTCAACAAGATCGCCGTCGCCACGGCGGTGCTCGACAAGGTCGACCGTGGGCTGCTCACCCTGGACCAGCAGGTCGAGGTGAGCGCGGCGATCGTCGTACCGGGTGGTGACGGCATCTTCAGCCTGGACGGCGCGTACCCGAGCCTGGTGACCATCGGGCACGTGCTGGCCAACCTGCTGACCGTCTCGGACGACACGGCGGTGCGGTTGTGCGGGCTGGTCGCTCCGGCCGCCGAGATCAACTCCATCCTGGTCGCCAAGGGTTTCCCGAACACCCAGGTCCAGCTGGTGGCCAACCCGAACCGGTTCTTCCTCGGCACCAGCACCCCCCGGGAGACGCACGACCTGCTGCGCGCCCTGGTCGCCGGCACGCTGCTCTCCCCCGCCTCGACGACGTACCTGTTGGGCATCCTGCGCTCCCCGGTGGCCTTCACCGACGGCATCCGGCGCACCATGTCCTCGGACGAGCGGGCCCGGATCGCCACCAAGGCCGGTTGGTTCGCCGACGCCCGGCACGAGGCGGGTGTGATCTTCGACCGCTCCGGCGCGGCGGTGCTCACCTACGCGCTCTTCGCCGACGGGCAGGCCAGCCCGGAGGACTTCGGCGCGACCCACCCGGCGGTGCAGGCCCGGGCCGCCATGGGCCCCAAGTTCCTGGCCGCGGTTGACCGGATCGCGGGCGTCGGCAAGACGTTCCGGATCACCGCCCGACGCCCCAGCAACGGCGGCTAG
- a CDS encoding zinc-dependent alcohol dehydrogenase has protein sequence MKALTWQGKRDVRVEEVPDPRIEEPTDAIVKITSTAICGSDLHLYEVLGPYLKPGDVLGHEPMGIVEEVGSEVTGLKPGDRVVVPFNIACGSCWMCSRQLYAQCETTQVTSEGKGASLFGYTSLYGSVPGGQAEYLRVPQAHFGPIKIPQTGADERYLYLSDILPTAWQAVKYADTPPGGTLAVFGLGPVGQFCARIGRHLGAGRVIGLDLVPERLELARRHGIEVLDVSELSDVPGALIDLVDGRGPDAVIDAVGMEAHGSPAGKLAQTAAGLLPDKLAQTMTDRAGVDRLSVLHAALKAVRRGGTVSLSGVYGGEADPMPLMEMFDRGIQLRMGQCHVRRWTDEILPLLSGDDDPLGVEDLRTHRLPLARAPQAYEMFQKKEDGCIKVVLQP, from the coding sequence ATGAAGGCCTTGACCTGGCAGGGCAAACGGGACGTACGGGTCGAAGAGGTCCCGGACCCCCGGATCGAGGAGCCGACCGACGCGATCGTGAAGATCACCTCGACCGCGATCTGCGGTTCCGACCTGCACCTGTACGAGGTGCTCGGGCCGTACCTGAAGCCGGGTGACGTCCTGGGCCACGAGCCGATGGGCATCGTCGAGGAGGTCGGGTCGGAGGTGACCGGGCTCAAGCCGGGCGACCGGGTGGTGGTGCCGTTCAACATCGCCTGCGGCAGTTGCTGGATGTGCTCGCGCCAGCTCTACGCCCAGTGCGAGACCACCCAGGTCACCAGCGAGGGCAAGGGCGCGTCCCTGTTCGGCTACACCTCGCTCTACGGTTCGGTGCCGGGCGGGCAGGCCGAGTACCTGCGCGTACCGCAGGCCCACTTCGGGCCGATCAAGATCCCGCAGACCGGCGCCGACGAGCGCTACCTCTACCTGTCCGACATTCTGCCCACCGCGTGGCAGGCGGTGAAGTACGCGGACACCCCGCCGGGCGGCACCCTGGCCGTCTTCGGGTTGGGTCCGGTCGGGCAGTTCTGCGCGCGGATCGGCCGCCACCTCGGCGCGGGCCGGGTGATCGGGCTGGACCTGGTTCCCGAGCGGCTGGAGTTGGCCCGCCGGCACGGCATTGAGGTGCTCGACGTCAGCGAACTGTCCGACGTGCCGGGCGCGCTGATCGACCTGGTCGACGGCCGCGGCCCGGACGCGGTGATCGACGCGGTCGGGATGGAGGCGCACGGTTCGCCGGCGGGGAAGTTGGCGCAGACCGCAGCCGGGCTGTTGCCGGACAAGCTGGCCCAGACGATGACCGACCGGGCGGGTGTGGACCGGCTGTCCGTCCTGCACGCCGCGCTCAAGGCGGTTCGCCGCGGCGGCACCGTGTCGCTCTCCGGGGTGTACGGCGGCGAGGCGGACCCGATGCCGCTGATGGAGATGTTCGACCGGGGCATCCAGCTGCGGATGGGGCAGTGTCACGTGCGCCGCTGGACCGACGAGATCCTGCCGCTGCTCTCCGGCGACGACGACCCGCTGGGCGTGGAGGACCTGCGTACCCACCGGTTGCCGCTGGCGCGGGCGCCGCAGGCGTACGAGATGTTCCAGAAGAAGGAGGACGGCTGCATCAAGGTCGTGCTCCAGCCGTGA